The sequence below is a genomic window from Aureispira sp. CCB-E.
CTACCGCTTTGGCAACAAAATCTTCTAAAACTTGTATCTGCAATTCATACAACTCTCTTGCCGTAAACTCAGAAGTGTCATTCACTAATTTCTCCGCATGCAAATCCAACTCTGGTTCAAAAGAGGCAACATCCATCAGATCAAAAGAACGATATAAGCGGTTAATTGGTGCCATTATCTGTGCCCGTTCTTTTTTGTGAAGGTTTGTATAATCTTTTATCGAATGACTTTTTTTTGTGTATGGATTTAATTTATGAAATAACAGAAAGCTATATGTGTTTATTCCCATCAAAGGAATTGGCTGAGTTGTTCGGATAAATTTACGATATTTCAGCTTAATTATTTTTTCAAAGCCAAACTTAGGGCAGGTGAATTCTATATATGGAGCATCGTTGAACTGTGCTTGTGTGAATTCTCCAATTGCAAAAAAAGTATTGGCAGGAATGATTTTGTTAAAACCGTGTTCTAGTGCTTGATTCAAAAACAACTTAAACGTGAAACTAAAAGAGGTAGGAGTATCATTAACTAGATAAATAGTATAATTGCTATTAGACGTTTGGTGAAATGCCAAAAAACAGCCTTTATTACTTGGAGCTTGTTCAATGATAGCAGTAGGAATAAAAGTTGCTTCGTTTGTTTCTTCAGTATTCTCATAGAGATTGTCAATGATAGCTTTTCTGTTTTTGGGACGGAGGGCAGCTCTTTTTCTATCTTCCAACTCTTTTTTGCTGTAAAATAAATCTTCAGTAGAAGGTCC
It includes:
- a CDS encoding Smr/MutS family protein; translation: MFEIGAKIRFKYTGMLAEIIENHQDGSYTVWLDEEQEDSIAFEDDIVLDKDFKAIEQSEQQKALKKKVKGPSTEDLFYSKKELEDRKRAALRPKNRKAIIDNLYENTEETNEATFIPTAIIEQAPSNKGCFLAFHQTSNSNYTIYLVNDTPTSFSFTFKLFLNQALEHGFNKIIPANTFFAIGEFTQAQFNDAPYIEFTCPKFGFEKIIKLKYRKFIRTTQPIPLMGINTYSFLLFHKLNPYTKKSHSIKDYTNLHKKERAQIMAPINRLYRSFDLMDVASFEPELDLHAEKLVNDTSEFTARELYELQIQVLEDFVAKAVEFGLKEIFIIHGLGKGKLKQGVDEFLRFHGDVKAYKNEFHEKYGFGATKVLLKK